Proteins found in one Neomonachus schauinslandi chromosome 1, ASM220157v2, whole genome shotgun sequence genomic segment:
- the LOC110591664 gene encoding 40S ribosomal protein S29-like, which translates to MGHQQLYWSYLRKFGQGFHSCRICSNRHGLIQKYGLNMCRQCFRQYAKDIGFIKLD; encoded by the coding sequence ATGGGTCACCAGCAGCTGTACTGGAGCTATCTGAGGAAATTTGGCCAGGGTTTTCATTCTTGCCGCATCTGCTCAAACCGACACGGTCTGATCCAGAAATACGGCCTCAATATGTGCCGCCAGTGTTTCCGTCAGTACGCGAAGGATATAGGCTTCATTAAGTTGGATTAA